A segment of the Corylus avellana chromosome ca2, CavTom2PMs-1.0 genome:
acaattttttgtgaAATATTAAAACCTGAACAGGCACAAAGTCATCATTCACTTCAAAATGGAAACCAGTAGGGGGACTATAATGAACAGGAAATGCATTGGCAAAAATCTGCAAAGAGATGTAAATAGTGAGCTCAAAAGACCTACTTAAAGAGGAAGAGTAGAAGTGAAGTAATTGCAATTGCAAACCTGAGACGAAGAACCAAAATTTTTAGAAGCACGCCATATAACTTCTAGAGATTTGTCACCCTTCCGTTTTGCTCTGTCTTGATAATCTATCCTTGCAAAATGTACAGAGTCGAACCCAAGCTAGGGGAAAATGTAATAATCAAAATGTCTCAGTTCTTAGCCAATATCATATTTCTGCATTAGTGAATCATCACTCATAAAACAGCTTACCTCGGCCCCAAGTAGGTATGCTTGTACAGCAGAGTGCCCGAATGGATCAATTTGCCATCCAGCACGAGGAGCTTTGTTGAATTGCTCCTTTATTGCACGATGACCAAGAGTTGTTTGGTCAATCATGTCTATGTAATGGCATGTTGCTTCATCATGCATACACCAACCACCATTTCTGCAGATAGTACAAAAGATGTTTATCAAAATTGAACCTCTCTCACAGCCGCATTCCCTATATCAGCTGCTTGCTAACAGCTTACATGAATTCAAATTGTCCAGCATCTACAAGATTTCTCACTACTTCTTGTGTTGCCACACTTTGTTCTACCCACCATCGTTGGAAAAAAGCCTATCATTCATGTTAAATTCTGTTagcaaacaaaaatgcaaaaatagtAATATCTTGATATATAAAACATTTACCAACTAtgaatttaaagtttaattacgACATTCTTACATATATTATTGCATATTTAACTCATGAAtcacaaaatcaaaattaatcaacaaatcttaaacttAATTAAGAGCATCGTGGTATCCGCATATATTAGTCAATTTTTTGAGTTGTtcgaaaatcaaaagaaaaaaaaacaaacaaacaaacaaacaaaccgaATTCCTTCACATTCAAATCCAACCAAATATCGAACTCTCATAAAAACCTCACAATTAAGAGCGCTTACCATCTCCGCAAACACAAACTTCCTATTCGGATCACGCAGCAACGCTTCCACAACCGAATCCAGCACATTCTCCACACACGCCCCCTGCACCAAACATCATACAAATTCACTTCCATATAAGCCAAAATCACATCCTGTAGATAAATCACGTGAAAAATCTGCGAATTGAATCATTTGAATCAAGATTCGAGCTCAGAGTCACTGCTCTGATACGAAGCAAATATGTTGTGTGATTATGACCTGGATAGTGTTATTTGATCCAACATAGTACTGATCAATAGTCTTCAACCATCCGACGTCGTCGTGGGAATGAGGAACCAAATGAACGTTCAGTTTGCCGGCCACAACGCCGGCTCGAGTGTTGTACTTCACGTACGCGCCACAGACTTTTCCATTGaaacaaagcaaaagagaagCGCATAGGCATAGCAAAGCAGAAGCTAAACTCGTTAGCTTCGCCATTTTCCAAAGCAATTCGCCAATGTGTCGGTGGTTTATTTGTAGAAGAATCCTCAAAGGCGGTGAAATTGAAGTCCGATGAATATGGACAAATGAGAGGCCTCGGTTTCTACAAGGCGATTGGCCGGCCGGCAGGTAAAAGAGCCAGTGAAGTGAAATGGCCAATGCGGAAATTTTGTTACGGGCTTACGGCACCTCTGGTTCAGACTTTCTGTCAGCGCTgcttaaaaaaagattaaacgAGTCGGTTATTCAGTAAGGTCGGGCTTAGAGTAAGGACGTACTGtgattgttttaaaaataacaaaaaaaaatatgtttttaaaaaatttaggcgACACGTGTCATTCAAGGGACTTTTGGGGGTTCACTGGGGTCGGTGGATTCATTTAGCCCGTTTTAGTTTGTAAAATATGTGATTGAATGTGAATAGATGGTCAAATCATGTAGGGTGCACGAATGTAATTATAGTAAAAAATGCACCTGATCAGGGACTCTGAACTGCCAAAACAGAAAGGGCAAAGCATTGTTTGGACGCATCTTACAATTGTTGTTTGATGCTTTTGTTTTCGAGGATTGCTACATTTACAAACAAATCCTTACAAACACTTGTGGcaagaaagaagacaaaataaatataattgttttttgggggtgttttttgtccttttccttGCCACATGTGTGTTGTAAGGATTTGCTAGTAAAAATCCTCTGTAATTctagtatttttctttgttctcttttcgaaacaaaattattaataaacaatttaaatacaaaatacgcttataaaagtataaaaatattttttaactttatgtcacatcataatattttttaaaattttttaaaaaaattaatattattacacATTGTACATAAAGTCATGCAATGAATATATTAGaatgtattttaaattttaaaataaagtgAGGATAGAATTCcatgtaataaataaatgtatacAGGTTCATATATTTGACTATGTCNNNNNNNNNNNNNNNNNNNNNNNNNNNNNNNNNNNNNNNNNNNNNNNNNNNNNNNNNNNNNNNNNNNNNNNNNNNNNNNNNNNNNNNNNNNNNNNNNNNNGCTCCCCTCGATAAACTGAAGTCCTGATCTAAACCCTTTTTTTTGCAACTGAACGCATTCAAATGTATGAGGATTGTGTCCATGACAACATTAATAGTCTACATGCACACGCATTGCATTAATCCTCTATATTGGCTttctaaaatattataaatattcttttcaattttgtgaCAATCTATGATTTAGATCATTTGGTCTAATATATAACGACTGGTTCAACCGATGCTATCCGATTACAAGGCTACCATCTGTAAAATGTGAAAAAACTTACCCCTGTTTTAGTATTGTAAATACGTATCAGTTGTccagaagttgaagaaaatgacaTCTTCAGATTTCCAGGTCCAATTTCAATGGTCTCATTCTGTGGACTGTCTATCATGGAGAAAAATCCATTTCTACTTTTCCCTGCATCATTGTGAAGTGCAaataaaagaacataaaataaaataagttacTATTCAGCATCAGTATCATACGGTTTGCCACTAATTCATTTTAGTAAATAATCTTTATAAGAAGCAACAATAGTTAAGTAGTGTTGATAGCTTAAGATAACTAATACTTAGTCAATACATATAAAGAGAAGTCAAATGGCATTCAAGAATGAGCAGTGCctagaaggaaaagaaatcagACATCTACCTTTGTCAGATGCTTTAGAAATGAAGTACGTGCTCCAACCAAGAGGCGGCACAGATGCTTGAAAGAGAAGCCAGTATTTAGGGACTTGTTTTAATGACAGCCCCAAGTAGGCCCTCGTATAGAAGTTTCTTAAGTTGCCTGTAACATTATCTAAACCTACATATTGTGCTTCAATGGTATTGCCTGAAGAATCTTGGACAACAAGATTGGCATCGTTAACCTGGCAGTTATTGAAATTTCAGATCACAGAGACAGATGCACTGGAGTAAATATCCTATCTATTTGTACATACACAGAATGAAAAGGGGAGCCAAGTTCTGTACCAAACATTCAAGATTTTCATTTCAATAAAGCATGAATGAAAACCACGAATTGACAGTAAAATTACCAAGGAAAGGAATGAGAACATCCAATGAGATATACCAACATAGTAGATACTTAACCACATAAGAACTGCATTATATTTAACAAGCACGCTACAAAATGATGGAAAGCGACTATTTCTGtacaaaagttcaaaatttccatgaaatcctcaatgcataataatgataaaattcaaattgatgGGAAGCAACTATTTCTGATAAACTGAATCAGCTTAAGTTTAGccatttgttaattttttgtgCATGCTTGgacatcagattcatattcttataaattaggTCCTTCGGGGATttactgttttgttttgttattggTTTTTTCTGTGTGCTTCTTGTATACTTGAGTGGTAAACCCTAGGTGTCTTTTTTatgaaagaagaagagggagaagaaTAAGATGAGTACTCACCGGTATCTTAATAATGTCTGTACGGTTCCATCCAAGAGAATTATACGCTACTATAACCTGAAAGTAACCATTTATACATGATGAGTAGAAATTGCAACAATGTAATATCTAAAACCAAAGTAAGAAAGATATAAAAGATTACCAAACTCTTTCCTTCCTGAATATCTTCCTCTGTTGGTGGGCAGAAACTGATATTGAGTAAAGGACACTGCTCAAAAATCAAAGGATATAAAGGGGGGAAagcaacccaaaaaaaaaaaaaaaacaggattAGGCAAGGAGGAGCAACTTCATCAATTTGGCCCTAAAAGTGCTAGGAAAAACATTGAAACATTACCTGACTAAATTTAAATGTAGTCTCCGTACATTGTTCTCTTGATTTGTTGTCAGTAAGGCATGACAGGGCAGCATTTACAACACCTTCTGCCTATGAAAAGTTATTgcatttttaatgatatcttaGAGAGATTCGTCATAAAAATAACAATGGTGCAATGACTAAAACAAACTCAGAAGGTCAAAATCAAATGACAATTAGCTACCTACCTCAGAGGCTCCAATAAACAATCGTTTTGCATAGTCATTTGTTGTATGTTGTTTAGCAGTGCCGGTGACAGCATCATGGTGCTGTGCAATTCCTAAAGCATCTCCGAGGCTGAAAGTGTTAGGACCATTGGATCTCTTTCCAGCCAAAAATTCAAGTTGTCGTGCTGCCTATTTTACACAAAAGGAAATTTGCTTCATTTACGTTTATAATCCAAAaaagtttaagagaaaaataaagagaagtCACCCTCTCTCTCCATGGCACATATCTTTGTATTCCCTTATAGAGTTCCTGGTATCTTAGTTAACAAATACTAAGCATATAGAACCAGGATGTTCTAGGATGGTTGCATGGGATGCTAGGTCCTTTGCAACCAGCAAATCAAGTGTCTAAAATTGGAGAAAAGAGCTACTTCCTATCTAATTCTGATTCAACAAACAACCAATGTGGATTTAGACTGATGTCATACCAAATAATATCCACTCAGCACTCGGACATATCGCTTCAAGGCTGGGCGACTAGTGAAAAAGCCAGTCCAATAAGAATTTGCCCCATCTGCATACCTGTCAGCAAGTACTGTGCAAGCTTATCAATGAAATTGATGAGGTCGATAAATGTTGCTCTATCGACAAAAGGTAAAAGTAAGAAATTACGGGAAATAATCATCAGTTTTCAGTGGCCATGATTCATTTGCTGCATTTTTTGCATCAGTATAGATAGATGGTGTAGAATACAAGGCATTAACTTGACCGTCCTGAGAACATTAGAAACTCTTTTCAATGCATTATTTAGAAAACATATAGAGCAAATGAAAAAGAATAGGGCATTTCATGAAAGCCAGAGTCCAAAATGGGGCATTTCATCAGCAAAGTTTTCACAGAAGCCATGAGACTATCTAGTATAGATTTGATGCTATGGGGAGCAGGCAAGACTAAACAAATAAGTAGCTATTTGATTTAAACCACAAGAAAATACCCAAGTTCTAGTTTGAACCCAGCTATTTTCAAGCATCAATTTAAAGGGAACATAAGCTCAGATGCAGCAACTTCGTAATCAAACTGCCAGTAAATGGCATTGATTTTTTCATTAACACTCTACCTTGTTAACATAGTGAATCAATTTGTCCATTTGCTTGAACCAAGACTCGGCATATTGGTACCGAAAATCATCACCCATTGTCCACATGATATGGTTTGTTCGTGTGACATTTGCCTGAACATAATAGACATTTATAGTAATTGTAATATGTAAGCATCAGTCTCTTTTAGCTAAATAAATCGTTGAACTGCATTCTTATTAGGAGCCTTaagacaaaataataaatttaaaagaaaaaatcaggCAGCTAAGAGTTTACTTGGTTTATAGCAGCATTAATAAAATCCTTAACCCTCTGTTCAACATTGTAGTCAAATAGTGAAGGATTATCCTGCAGTTCAATGAGTACCAGATTAAGGTGAAACActcaataagaatataaaacgttggcaaaaacaattttttgtgaAATATTAAAACCTGAACAGGCACAAAGTCATCATTCACTTCAAAATGGAAACCAGTAGGGGGACTATAATGAACAGGAAATGCATTGGCAAAAATCTGCAAAGAGATGTAAATAGTGAGCTCAAAAGACCTACTTAAAGAGGAAGAGTAGAAGTGAAGTAATTGCAATTGCAAACCTGAGACGAAGAACCAAAATTTTTAGAAGCACGCCATATAACTTCTAGAGATTTGTCACCCTTCCGTTTTGCTCTGTCTTGATAATCTATCCTTGCAAAATGTACAGAGTCGAACCCAAGCTAGGGGAAAATGTAATAATCA
Coding sequences within it:
- the LOC132173075 gene encoding probable alpha-mannosidase At5g66150, encoding MAKLTSLASALLCLCASLLLCFNGKVCGAYVKYNTRAGVVAGKLNVHLVPHSHDDVGWLKTIDQYYVGSNNTIQGACVENVLDSVVEALLRDPNRKFVFAEMAFFQRWWVEQSVATQEVVRNLVDAGQFEFINGGWCMHDEATCHYIDMIDQTTLGHRAIKEQFNKAPRAGWQIDPFGHSAVQAYLLGAELGFDSVHFARIDYQDRAKRKGDKSLEVIWRASKNFGSSSQIFANAFPVHYSPPTGFHFEVNDDFVPVQDNPSLFDYNVEQRVKDFINAAINQANVTRTNHIMWTMGDDFRYQYAESWFKQMDKLIHYVNKDGQVNALYSTPSIYTDAKNAANESWPLKTDDYFPYADGANSYWTGFFTSRPALKRYVRVLSGYYLAARQLEFLAGKRSNGPNTFSLGDALGIAQHHDAVTGTAKQHTTNDYAKRLFIGASEAEGVVNAALSCLTDNKSREQCTETTFKFSQCPLLNISFCPPTEEDIQEGKSLVIVAYNSLGWNRTDIIKIPVNDANLVVQDSSGNTIEAQYVGLDNVTGNLRNFYTRAYLGLSLKQVPKYWLLFQASVPPLGWSTYFISKASDKGKSRNGFFSMIDSPQNETIEIGPGNLKMSFSSTSGQLIRIYNTKTGVSFFTFYRW